CTATATATCTCTCTTCCTCTAGGAAAGCCCAACCTTTTGAAGGTTCAGAAACCCTAACCACAGCTGCCGCTTTGTTGTGCTACGTCATCCACGATAGGGTTCTCTCCCTCTCGATCTCACTATCTCCCTTAGACTTCCCTCATCCCTCTCTCGCacctctttctctccttttcccCCTCTGTTTCATCGCTATTGCGGAAGTCACGACTATTGTCTCCCACATCTATGTACCTTACAATCCCAATTGCTCCTTTGCCTTACtccctcattttttttcctgcaccaaacaccccttatctctctcactttctctgtGAGTCACTGCCACCTCATCTCTAGTTGGTCAAACTCCCATCCCATTTGCCACATCCCACTTTCCCTCCTTATCCCTCTGTCCCAGTCACTCTTTACCTGCCCTATTATCTCTTGGACTCACTCTCCCTAAAATTTTAGGCCACTGCCAACTCAACCTCTGTCGACCCTCCCATTTGAATTTTCTCTCAGCCGCATGATTGGAATATAGGCTTAGAATCATAATTGTTGATTTTTAAAGCATTAGACAAAGCTTTTATCCTCTTTGTCTCTCTATCGTGTTTAGTGTCTCTCTTTCCCAACAACACATAGACACGCATTATGCCTCTTTGCTCAAGATGCACACAATTGACAACAAAGCTCAGAATGCCTTGATCATCCAACAATTTTCCCTCCACATTGTAAGTGATTCTATGGACTAACCATAATGGAATTGCAAAATTGTGTTCTATGTGGTTGTATGAATTGATGAGATTATTGTGCAGTTTGTGATGTAGCTGTGTAGTGTGAAGTGATGGGATTATTGTACAGTTTGTGATGCATATTGTTTTCCAACGTTCACTGttttcatcatttaattatttattgaatgTTTATCGTTAGTCTGTCTTAAATCTATAATTGTTTGTTGAATTTTTTACTATCTAATTGTGACTTATGcgtgtaaatttaaatttagaaaattgttggattttttggtccatgcatgcattttacTACCCCAAACTGAGGtcatgaggtattatctcgatgAAGTTTCtttagtcaattggaagtgtaAAAAATTGAGTGACATCTCTTAAGTTGTTGCTTGGTGACAATGGGTTCGGGCAAGATGGTAATGCTCTCAGGCTGATGCTGTTGCTTCTTTGCTGGTAAAGGTTAGATGATGCTTGGCCATGAACATATGTGTGTGGAATTGGATATCATTTATTACAAAATCACATGCACGGTCATTACCCGTGATATGGTGAAAGAAACCACAGTATGCAGATGGTCTAtaggggagaccatggtgcataTCTTAATAAAGTTGTTAtttataaaacatgatttttgggTATATAATGTCTTGTGTGAAATTTTTGGTGAATACTTGAGTTTGGTTTATTGGAAAatgtcaaatattatatttcaattccctgtatttttcttgtttgcataatttttcttttctattgctTGCATTTTTTAGTGTTAGACTTAGTTCCACTTACTGAGATTTTTCGAGATCTCACTATGATAGTCTCAACTCCTCAAAATTGTAGATTTTAATATAGAGGATGGGTATGGTGATGGTTACGAGTATGGAGGTCTGGCTCCACTAGAGGAGTACTGAAGATTTGGGTTAATCCTCCATTGTAATTAAGTGTtgttttttactctttttaattaaattgcagGGTTGTAATATTCTtttctctatggcttgaagacTTGTGGCTTATTGATATTAAGGTTATgatgtatgtatatttttttagtactaTTATTTAGATTCTAATGACTATCTTTTTATGTTCCGAAGCCCATTAATTATAATCATTTATTGAGCATGCGAGTATATACTTTATTTTCACATTGTGTGAGAGGTGTATGACTCAAGCAGCCAACATTCTAGCATTGCGGTTGCCACCAAATTTCAAGCGAGAGCTAGGAACATCACATTGAACGACATCGGTTAGGTCTCTCTGCTTGGTCAATTAGTTCGTTACCTCCTACTTTGTCTTGAACCCAAGAGCAAAGTCGGGCTCTTGTCCAAACAGTTAAGATAGCGTAAAAGGGCAACCGTTGCATGCTAATATTTAttcctcgtttggttacacaatttagctagatgagatgagataagatattttgttgaaagttaaataaaatattattatactataattttttaatattagttttgttttagaatttgaaaattttgaattgtttattacattttatgtgaaaatttgaaaaaattataatgattgtATCAGATAGGATGAGATTAGATAATTTGGTTTTGTAaccaaaccagcaaggttcacTATAATTAAAGTTTTGGTTTGTATTCAACGTCAATGTGTTGACGCTATTATACATGCCGGCGAAGAATCTGCttatattttggttttaataaaTCTCCTTCACCACATATATACCATATGATCTTTGGTGCCTGGTGGCAAAAACACATGCATATTCTTGAAAATATGATATGAAAGATGTTGATCATCATCAGCCTGTAGTCCTTCCATGATTATAAAGTTGAAGAAGTGAATAAATCTCTAACATAATCAAGAATTACCTTGTCCATATTAGACCTCTCATGCCACTGCCCCCTCTCATCTTAAATCCTCACCAATctattcttttttctcctttgtgAGGCTTTCAAATGAAAATATCTAGAGTTTTGATCCCTTTCTTTTAACCATAAAACCTTAGAACGTTGTCGCCACATAACTTCATCTCGCTCCAACCAGATATGTACCTCATTTCTATCTACATTTAAGGCTGAGATATCAAGTCCACGACCATCCTCATATACTTTTTTCAACTGCATTTTCGCTTGCTGAAGCTCCTTCTGGACATTCCCAAAACTATTTATGCTCCATAGCTGCAGCTTGACCCTACTCTCCCGAATCATCCCCTCTACATCCTCCATTCTCAACTTATCATTACCCATCCTCCATTGATCTTTAATAATGGCTTCACACTCTAAATTTCCAACCCACATTTTCTCAAACTGaaaaagttttttgttttttgtttttttgttttctaggAATCTTAGCATCGCCCTCCAGTTCTATTCGGATTAGTAAGTGATCCAAATAAGCCACAAGCCCATGAACAACCTTTGCATTCGGATAAGAGTTCCACCAAGCTGAGTTGGCAAGAAACCTATCTAATCTTTCACTGACACAGTGTTGGCCTTCTATTCTATTAGACCACGTAAATTTATACCCGTTGAACTCCAAATCATGTAACCCACACTCCTCAATTACATCCCAAAAGGCAGCAAGTTGACTCTCTGGTTTAGGATTCCCCCCCTATTTTTCATGGTGAAACATGATCTCATTCAAATCCCCCATAACTAACCAAGCCTCCCCATTCGACCGTCACAGACCCCTAAGAAGAACCCATGCTCTATATCGTAAGTGAGTTTCCGGAAACCTATAAACAGCCATTAAGAACCATTTTTCCCCAATTACCCTATCATCACTGACAACAGCATCAATATGAAATGAAGAATAGTTAACAATCGATAGAACTACATTCCCTCCCCAATATAAAGCAATACCCCCCTTTCTACCATTCGCACAAACAACTAAGCAATTTGGATAGCCAAGTTTAAACTTACATTTTTCAGCCTCTAGTACACTGAGCCTGgtttcttgaagaaacaaaacATCGAGCGCTTCCCTCTTGATCAAATCGCAGAAGTTATGAATGGcttgtgggttcccaagcccacgggtaTTCCAGGATGAGGTTTTCATGGCTTTCAGCGGTGCTATTCAACAGCCACCACCGATAGCATGGAAATTTTTGCCACTGTCGCCTCATCGGAACAGGATGCATCTTTTGTACCACTTCTCTCTATTTCAATCTTCTTCCGCACATTCCGTATCGCTTCTCCTTTAACTTTCCTTTGCTTCCTCTTCTTTTCATGCTCCAGATACACGTCTTCGCAAAGAGTAATATTAGGGCTTGTCATTTTAGAGTGAAACAACACTACATGATGCCATCTACAACCACAAGAGGGCCCTCAAGGGGCTTAGACCCAGATTGCGCCTGAACCCTAAAAGGCCCATCATCAAAAGCCTTTCCACAAAGCCTAGCTATCTCCTTCATTACCCCCATTAACCTCACCCTCATCCGTAGTAGGTAACGTATCCGCTTCACTCCCATGTAGAGCATTGATGGGTAACGTACACCCTTGAAAACCAGCCTTCTCCTTCGCTACACCCGCCTTCATGGAATCTGTAATAGTTACGTCTTCCCTTTTGTCAAGGCCACCACTGCCTAAATAatgtaggggtgtcaaatcgtgttaacagaTCGTGTTGTGTCGTGTcaaagtatgtatattatactatataggtaaaCCCTAACCCGGCCCGTTAAGTTTATCgggtcaaaatctcaaaccctaacacgacccattaacataacgtgtcatgtcgtgtcaacccgttttaacacattagtgaatattaataaaaaggtTAACACGAAATAATATGACacgtttcaaaatatttatgtaaatgggttaaatatacctgaaattaaaatgtttgacttgattaaatttaatataattttctataaatattaaaatcacaatatctataaaaattataaaactaactacaagtctaaaattacaatctaaacaataaaaatatcgaaattaaaattctaacaattttacttttgggtaaagggtataattgtaatttcaactttcttaatgtgtcataacgggtcaaaacgggttaacccgttatcaacccgttaagcaatcgtgtcttaacgggtcaacccgttttgacccgaacccgttaagactaaaccctaacccgttattatcgtgtcgtgttcgtgttgggttaacgggtcgtgtaatatattgccacccctaaaaCAATGACCATCTACCATAGTAGGATCTCCCTCTGTTGTTGGACCAGCACCATACAACTAGCTGGATGGGACTAAACTCCTTGCTGCATTATTAAGAGCCACCTTCATAGGCCCTGATTGACGGCTCCACCCTTGGTTCCTCCATTCACTAAAACTTCTCTTCTGTAGCCACATCCCATGATTGTGTAAAATAAACATCATTCGACTTATacattagtatttttttatgaagatGTTTTGCAGCAATAGAATTTTAGCAGTAGTAATTCATTCCAAATTTCAGTTACTTTCTACAAAATGTGTAACGTATCCTGACCTGCCAATACCATCTAATTGTGTGGAAATTGATCTTTATTAGCAACAAAATATCAACAATACCTCTAGATTTACAACGAACATTGTCATCGATAAAGCATAATACTAATGATATTAATTAGCCGAAAATTCAATTTCATGAGAAAactaatcatcaataaaaagcACTTTTCAACCATTCATTTTgccattatatttttttctcaggATGTCTAGTTGTGATAATTGAGTTTTGGCAGACAAATTAAGTCGTTGATGTGATgcctccaaatccccacgcacggacacagggaaatcgagacgtccggatgatgacatcacgggtcaccaccctaacgacgtgtgccaagtgtgtgcaagggcAACAAAGTGAACGAGAAAaatgcagcgaaaagcaagtcaataactaagtaccagaatttttcttaacgtaatacaaagCTGTCCAAaacttacataaataaaatattacaaaacatacatatatcataatatcaaatacaaagcataacatcagcaacccggcggagccgcatcctcgggctcagcctcctcctcctcatcctcgaactctgcaccaaaagctacggaaccaaaaatggtaccgcaggtaagtaaaacccaaacaccaccagataaaaacacatagaactcaagcaacatggatgcaagaaaagccaatgcacatgtcccgcaaaaccacatttttaccacgcacgccaaaaaaacccatttggcccataaaacatatccttaaaaaccacgcctcgccattatcccagataatggcccaaaccacaattttccccgaaaatggatcaaagcctcgaaaaaccaacatcgccattttcccagaaaatggcccacatccgaaaaccataaaaacaaaccggttatgcatgcaccatgacctcccctagggatcatccgcacaccctggctctgtgtcacaccgcaggtaacgaccacgcatgtgacacctaaacgagcgatgcccagactcgcgccccgcgcgtacctggccaggccatcctctagccctcgccaacgaagggccacagagtcggtgagtagagcgatgcccagactcgcgccccgcgcgtacctggccgggccatcctctagccccgctcccgtcgtcgcccagcgacaactcagaggacgtcactcagtattatccactcccgagtgaccaaaggagctccatcgagataataacccatcccggcttgggctcgtgagacacacgcacccgaaaatccattcacgccagcaaaacagggtttctcaaataaaataaaatacacgtgcatgcaccatgcaaatgcaattatcaatgcacaaaacatacAACCAACCatgaaacaataaatcaagcaactccgtcctccatccatccgacccccgaactcctcggactcagtccggaatcaaccaaccaacagcaataaataattgaatgagtaatatatatttaaatctgaaaatagggtttggaaaatacttacagcgctatacggtaattttagaaaacacccggcgttgcaagcTGCgatgaaaaagcaacgttacagtgaaaaatcattgtggccgtgggttgtgaaatacccacttttgaatggggacaaaccagggcttgggattgatagggaatggtctagggatgattgtgaagctattggaagtggtggttggccgtgggtggcggcgaaaacgccggaaagaGGATGGATTTcctaaaaaggaaagctagctcgtgggagctgttccagtggtcgttggaggccggaaataggtgggttaggatggcaagggaccggtgatgaagtggtgaagaaatggtgaccggaggtggagcgacggcggcggattggagcaaaaaccgtgcagcctttggagggcttttccggccaaacggccggccggatgggggtgggttttggtgggaaggtgcgctggagggaggggagtcgaacggtgccggcggtgagtcacacggtggccggacggcggcggttcgaaCGGTTGAAGGCttcggcgtgagagagagagaagagagagagagaccgggggggtcgacgcggggagagagagaaaaagaaaaaagaaaagaaagaaaaaagagaaaaatgaaggaaaaaggaagaagaaaaaagagaaaaaggaaaaaagaaaaaggaaaagaaaagaggtgtagggaaagaagatgagatctattcctcattccgggaaaacaacactaaaccgccgcaaagatattaaaaactgtaaacagttaaaagaaataaaacacaacatcaataaaataaaaaaaacaattttaaaacgcaataatttaaaataaataagctaatatattaattaaataaaaacaaccatttcagcaaaaatacaagcgaaagcgggtcatcacagttgaGACCAGATCATTTACCACAAAATCTATCATCGATGGCTACATGTTTTGAGGGTGTCCATTTGCAAGAGATGAGTTTTTAGTGGCAACACAAGCAGCCACTATAACCTGAATGTAGTATTTCGTAATTGTTGTATGAAGGTAATACCGAGAAGCCAAAGTGATGCAAAACATCTTTTGTTGCAACCCATAGCGTGGACACGAGGTATTTGGGGGggatgttgtatgctctgaGGGAGGTATTTGTgacagaaattttttttattagtgacACCATTAGTTTACCACAATAAAGCAACAATTTCTACAAGTGAGAATTTCGCCAATTTGATACCAAAATTggcgtttttatttttttattttttatttttatctacaaaCTTGCGACTGTGGTGTTTTGCCAGTATTAATCATTCATGGCAATATTTTAGGCTTATTGCAGCAAAAAGTTATCAAAGTAATTGGCCagttttgttgtagtgacaaTGGGATTACGTAAAATTAAGTAGtcccacaaactgatgtgacttgatatgattcgtcaaattctaaaattacttttactgtaaagtagatctaacgaatCACATGAAATTATGTCAGTTTGTGAGATTACTATTATGTAATCCCTTTGTGGTTATAGCTATCCCATcctatatacgtatatatatttGCTGCACAACTATTCAGTTTTGTTAACGTTCCAATAtcaaacacatttttttttttttatatagtgttGATCAAATcttcctttatatatatgtaaatattgtaATATTAGTTGTTATAGCATATAATTCATAAGCAAATCTCTCATGAACGTATCAACTTAATTCGTAAAATTATGGCCGTGCTATTTGAGGATCATGTTGATCGATTCTTTTGACTGCAGGAAACAGACTGAATCATATTTCATACATTAACCAGAAAATTTTATCTTCTTTGACACGATTCATAATATATGTAGCAGGTTCAACCAGGGAGGGAAAATGACCATTGTTGTAGACGTATAAGGGCTGAGGTGATCGAGCTATAATGCAGAAGTCATGCGCATATATTGTTCATATCTGAAATATATAAAGGTTACTTTCTGCTTACTGAAAGAGCGAAGGGCCATCTTCCACATATTTAAGCTAGCGTGTAGGGCAAACATTGCATGCTAATATTTAAGGTTatcacttatattatatatggttGGTCTGTTTTATAGTCAATATGTTGACGCTATTATGCCGGCAAGATTAACTCTGCTTAAAAGTCttgcaatatattttttagatgaaCATGATATATACTTCAGTACTAAACTCAAGAATCATGAAGAAATGAACTGGAGGTTCAGGTAGCAACTTCCACGCTATAGTTTATCTCCATTATTTTGTccgtattctctctctctctctccctctctccccacCTTCCAAGCCGTAGGTGAACCCACATATGAACATGTTGTCTGTtgacaatatttttttgtatatcaaactcaaacatgcgttaatataatatgttttgctgatatttatatgaataaaacttctatCATAAAACTATTAGTTTTTACGATATTGCTTTCACTAGTATGTGATCTTTAATTTGACTTCTGGTACGTACCTACAGGTAGATCAACAGATGGAatcattaatgaaaaaaatctaattgcaagtacaattgtgcactaatatgtgcaccaatctattgtgattgatcaaaaagtaaattttattgaaaacagtgctaatttaaattttaagtatgactgaatcaatattggtatgcagattagtgcgcgattttgcttatatgtaacaaaattcaTCATTAATTTCCTATTCGGCAAgaagaatttcaaaacaaaagtttcttttgtttgaatttcaaacTGGCCTGTCTTCacaatcaaattatatatatacatacatatatatatataatattatatatattaatacaggTTCATGCATATGATGATCAACTAGGGAAAAACTAAttggactatatatattttagaagaACTAATTAATGGTATATTTGGAAGccattatatataatcattataaagagtaagaaccaTTTCCAATAATGCAAAATATTATACACCACCTACAGTACTTATGTGTGATCATCTCATAACAAGGTTAATGATGGATACTACTACTGccaaatgataaatatatttgggatttgtgtgaaatatagtgtaactcacataaaaataaaaaataaaaaaaaaacaaattactcTTAGCGTTACATTAGATGGTACTACAAGAAATATAACTATTTGTGACGAATTATATGTGATAAGAATGACTATTTGTGATTAAAATTGACTCATGTAAGTAGCAAAAAGTTATTTTTGCATGAAATAATATGCCACTACTAAGCAATTTTCTTGTAGCTAGTGAAGTTTACATACCAAATGAATAGACTCCTTAATTAGATGGTGAATTCCAATTGTAATATCTCAATGCAAGCCTGTATTACATACTTAATACAGATTGGAAAAGATTGTCTACCACTTATCTTGTCTCTTCACATATAACTAATGTAATACATACTTAATAGacaattaggaaaaaaaattaaaaagctgGAACCTCATGTAAATGCAGCCCGGCTGAAAGTCCTTTCTCCACCTTagggaaattatttttattttttgtaagtttCAGGCAAAAAATATCACTGCAATTATTCATTATATCTTTTATTCTCCAATCCTAGCTCGAAGGGCCAGGACCCACATGTAGCTTCGTTGAAGCTGTACTGAATGCGTGTCATATTTGAAACTGCAATAAGAAATTAAGGACGTTGTTGTCAAGCCAGTTAAAATTATGGCAACCATTGGATACTAATATTTAAGCTTATCACTCTAACTTGTTTGTTTTATGGTCCACGTCGGTTTGTTGCTGAAGCCATTGCGTGCCAGCGAGAAATCTGCGTAGAAGTCTTTCTATTCTGTTTTTAATTAAACTTCTTATTTCACTATAGAACTATATCGGTTTATATAATGTATGTATGCGGAAGTCCTTCAAATAGAGACTGCTTCTCAAGTATTGAATGTTCAGATGCAACTTCTACCCATTCCTTCTTGTCTCCCTCccccaccccccctccccccctctctctctctcttcacctTCCAAGTTTTAGATTACTCTTTATAGGACATATAACCATGTTATCTATCGTCATCTTCCTTCAACTTCTTCCCTCTGCATACTCAGTATATTTCCAAATACCTCGCTTTGAATCTAATGCTGACAACATACTGTACTCGGGTGATGCAGTACCTTCTATTGGAACCATTGAGCTTATCAACCAATACAATTATTTATGCCGAGTCGGTCGAGCCATCTATTTTGAGAGGGTCCCTCTTTGGGACTCAGATACTGGAAAACTCAGTGATTTTAGTACCCATTTTTCCTTCACTATCGACACCCAAAACCGTTCCATTTACGGCCATGGGATAGCATTCTTCTTGGCACATGTGGGGTTTGATGTCCCGCTAAATTCAGCTGGTGGATTTCTAGGCCTATTCAACACCACAAACAGTGATTCATCTCAAAACCAAATTGTTCTAGTTGAGTTCGACTCATCATACTTGAACCAAGAATGGGATCCAGAAGTTGAGCATGTGGGGATTAACAACAACTCAATTGCTTCTGCAACATACACACCCTGGAATGCTAGCTTTCATAGTGGGGATACAGCTGATGCACGGATCACTTACAACGCCTCGACGAAGAACTTGAGTGTCTCTTGGAAGTATCAAACAACCCCTAATCCTCAAGAGAATACGAGTCTCGCTTATGAAATTGATCTCATGCAGGTTCTTCCAGAGTGGGTCATAGTTGGATTTTCATCTGCTACAGGTCAGTATGGAGAGCGGAATATAATTCAATCATGGGAATTTAATTCCAGTTTGGAAATGaaggaaagaaatggaaaaaatacgAAACCGAAGGGTTTAGTTGTTGGTCTGACTGTTTCAGCTAGTATTCTGATAGTTGGGGCAGTTATGACATTTGTAATATTGTGGGTatggaagagaaagaaattgGAGAAGGAAACGATAGAGACTGTGAATTTAACATCAATTAATGACGACCTTGAAAAAGGAGCAGGACCAAGAAGATTTTCTCACATACATCTTGCTTTAGCCACCCACAATTTTGCAGATGACAGGAAGTTGGGGGAAGGAGGGTTTGGCGCTGTCTATAGGGGGTTTTTAACTGATTTGGATATAGCAGTTGCTGTAAAGAGAATCTCAAGGGGTTCAAAACAGGGAAGAAAAGAGTACATAACTGAGGTGAAGATCATTAGCCGGCTAAGGCACAGGAATTTGGTTCAACTCATAGGATGGTGCCATGACAAAGGTGAGTTCCTACTTGTCTACGAGTTTATGTCAAATGGTAGCCTTGATGCGCACCTCTTTGGCAAGAGGAGTCCTCTGACTTGGGCAGTGAGATACAAGATAGCTTCTGGGTTGGCATCTGCGCTGCTTTACCTTCATGAAGAATGGGAGCAATGTGTCGTACATCGTGACATCAAATCAAGCAATGTCATGCTTGATTCTAGTTTTAATGTGAAGCTTGGAGACTTTGGATTGGCTCGGCTCATGGACCATGAGCTAGGTCCTCAAACAACTGGATTGGCTGGAACGTTAGGCTATATGGCTCCAGAATACATAGCTACTGGTAGGGCCAGTAAAGAATCAGACGTATACAGTTATGGTGTGGTTGCATTAGAAATTGCTACAGGAAGAAAGTCAAATGACCCTCCGGAAAAAGATTCAGCAATGGGGTTGGTAGAGTGGGTTTGGAATCTTTATGGAAGTCAAAGGCTTCGTGTGGCGATTGATGAGAGATTGCATATGGAATTCGAGGAGAAGCAAATAGAGTGTTTAatgattgttggattgtggTGTGCTCATCCTGATCGAAGTCTTAGGCCGTCAATAAGGCAAGCAATTCATGTTCTTAATTTCGAGGCTACAACACCAGATCTTCCATTGAAGATGCCTGTTCCTTTGTATCATATCCCTACACCGTCAGTTAGCTCCGGCGAACCTTTAATAACTACTAGTCTAGAAGACGGTCGTTGAATGTGTGAATAGTGAACCATCTTTAATTTGTCAACCTATGCAAGCAGGGTCGttgtcattgatttttttttttaattgttttatggggAATTAGAAGTacttgcttatatatatatatatatatatatatatatattgccttGGACATACATAACTACAATCTATCTATGTAttcatattaagaaattataggTTGTGAAACTTGCAACTTGGTGTTTCTATTCAAAAGTTGTGTgatttaacatattttatattaactacttcagtttcTGTCATTTTAGGGGAAATTTCTCCTTTTAACTTGATACAACGTGGAAGATCCATTCTCAATGTTAACAATatcttgtttcaattttttatagcTTCTATCACGCCATGTACTCGCGGGGTGAACCCTTTAACCTGAAATCCACAATAATAAAAGCTTATATACAAAAAGTCCTCC
This genomic window from Carya illinoinensis cultivar Pawnee chromosome 7, C.illinoinensisPawnee_v1, whole genome shotgun sequence contains:
- the LOC122315316 gene encoding L-type lectin-domain containing receptor kinase IX.1-like; translation: MLSIVIFLQLLPSAYSVYFQIPRFESNADNILYSGDAVPSIGTIELINQYNYLCRVGRAIYFERVPLWDSDTGKLSDFSTHFSFTIDTQNRSIYGHGIAFFLAHVGFDVPLNSAGGFLGLFNTTNSDSSQNQIVLVEFDSSYLNQEWDPEVEHVGINNNSIASATYTPWNASFHSGDTADARITYNASTKNLSVSWKYQTTPNPQENTSLAYEIDLMQVLPEWVIVGFSSATGQYGERNIIQSWEFNSSLEMKERNGKNTKPKGLVVGLTVSASILIVGAVMTFVILWVWKRKKLEKETIETVNLTSINDDLEKGAGPRRFSHIHLALATHNFADDRKLGEGGFGAVYRGFLTDLDIAVAVKRISRGSKQGRKEYITEVKIISRLRHRNLVQLIGWCHDKGEFLLVYEFMSNGSLDAHLFGKRSPLTWAVRYKIASGLASALLYLHEEWEQCVVHRDIKSSNVMLDSSFNVKLGDFGLARLMDHELGPQTTGLAGTLGYMAPEYIATGRASKESDVYSYGVVALEIATGRKSNDPPEKDSAMGLVEWVWNLYGSQRLRVAIDERLHMEFEEKQIECLMIVGLWCAHPDRSLRPSIRQAIHVLNFEATTPDLPLKMPVPLYHIPTPSVSSGEPLITTSLEDGR